The nucleotide sequence CCGCTTTCAGAACGTTTTACTTTTCTGACCTGTGCAACCTGTTTTTCGATGCTCATGTTTTTATGAATAATGCCAATGCCTCCCAATCGTGCCATGGCAATGGCCATTTCATATTCCGTTACGGTGTCCATTGCAGCCGAAACAAGCGGAATATTGATTTTGATATGGCGTGTGATATAAGATTCGACAACTACTTCTCTGGGAAGGACTTCCGAATAGGCCGGAAGAACCAATACGTCATCAAAGGCAAGACCTGTCCCTATAAATTTATCATCTTTTATGTCCATGGGGAAATATTTTTGAGGATTGTACCATGTGCAAAGATATGCTCAATGTAAAAAATGCAAAGAAAAATTTAGATTTAAGGGAAGGAAAGTTCCCGTTAGTTGGGTAGCAGGCGGAAATATTCCTTGACTTTGCTTTTATAAAAAGGCGAAAAATCGGGCGGGACAGATTTAAGCAGCTCTACTTCTTTTTGTTTGTTTTTCAGATATTCCTCAAGGGATGGGGGTTTACGGTTAAAAATATCATTGGCTGTTTTAGATTCCCGTCTTTCTTCTTCATCCTGCTTTTTTTCTGCTTTTTCAGCTTCAAGGAACTTCACTTTTATATCTTGCTGCCGTTTTAAGGTTCTTTCAGTGATTTTACCTTCCACAAGGTCTTTTTCATTTTCTTCGAGGAGTTTTTGGAGTTCCTGAAGGGCTTTGTTGAGTTCGTCATTTGCTTTATCACCTGCCCCCATTTCTTTCTGGAGATTTCGGATGGCATTGCGCAACATTTCCTGGCGTGCAGCCATCTGAGCAAGTTGTTTACTCATCTGACTGCCGGGTTTATTTCCCTGTTGCTTTAAATCCTGTATTTGTTTGCTAAGCTCTTCCTGAAGCTTCTGAAGGTCGGGGAGACCTCCTTTTTTCTTCTTTTTCATCGATTTTTTGCCACTGCTTTTCATGTTCGACATTTCTTCCTGCATCTGTTTAAGCAATTCAGAAAGCATGACTGCGAGGTTATTGATGGAAGTCAGGGCGTATCCCTGACGTGTCCTTGCATCACCTATCATCCGTTCAGCAAGCAATTCGATGGTTTTAAGCATCTGATAATTAACATTTTCCACTTCCTTATTGACAAAAGACTCGATCATCGGAAGTTCTTTACTCAGTGCAAAAAGACTATCTTCGATGAGCTTCATATCATCTTTCAGTTTCTTCTGTTTTTGAGTCAGCTCAACATATTTTGGGTTGTAAGAATTGACAGATTTGAACTGATTGGCTAAGTCTTCCTGTTCAAAGGAAACATGAAGCAGGTTTTCAAGTATCCTTCTCAGTTTTTCATAATTGATTTCCAGCGACTTCATTTCCATTTCCATTTTCATGGACTTCATTTTCTCGGAGAGTTCCTTCATCTTTCTGGAAGCATTTTTCTGGTTTTGAGCGGCTTTTTTCATGTTGTTGTCCTGCATCTCTTCCATGCTCTTTTCCTGCTCCTCCTGTATTTCCTGCCTGTCGTCTTTGGTGTCTTCCAAATCCTTTGGATTTTCAAGATTTTTATTCAGTTTTTCGAGTTCATTAAATTCTTCCTGCAGGTCTTTAAACTCTTTATTCAATTCTTCCTGCTTTTGTTCAAGGCTTTCCTTTTCCTTTTCTTTCGATTTTTCTGTTTCTTCGCTTAGTTTTTCCTGTTTCTGACTGAGTTCATCCAGTTTTTGTGTGATATTATCAAGTTTATTTTCAAACTCAAGCTTTTTAAACAGCTCCAGCATTCTGTCAAGTTCTTTTTCGAGGCTTTTCTGGTCTTTTTTCAGTTTATCGAGTTCCTGCTGAATACCTTCCTTGTTGTTTTGTTCCAATAGTTTTTCAAGTTCTTCATAAAGCTTTTTAATATCTTCCGGCATTATTTCTTCAAATTTCTCGTAAAGCTGCCTGTATTTTTCAAGCAATTCTTTACTGAGTTCCTGATAATCATCCTGTTTTTGAACATTTTCAATATATTTTTCCTTCATTTCCTCCACCTGCTGAATAAGATCTTTTTGTTTGTTCAACAATTCCTGAATCCTCTTCTTATCGTCCCAGTCCATTTTGTTCTTATCAATCAGTTTTTTCTGAGCTTCCAGCAACTCTTTCTGTATTTCCTGAGATTTTTTGGCAGCATTCTGAATGTCTTTTTTCAGGTCTTCAGCTGATTTTTCAGCCATCTCCTGCATTTGTTTTTCAGAAGGAGCAGCAAAGAAAAATTTTCTGGAACGCGTTGACTTACTTCCGTTTACGCCATCATTATCCCAAACTTCAAAAAAATATTCAAAGCTTTCGCCATGTGATATTTTTAAATCATCGAGATTTATGGCATAATAAAAGTTCTGGTAAACAGAATTGAGCGTTACAGGCACAGAGATTTTAAAATCCTTATTCAGTTTGGAGCTGTCGTCTGATTCAAGAAAATGATAGACAAAATAAAGCTTACGTAAGCCGTAGTCATCTGCTGCCTCCCCTGCAAAAAATAGATATTTTGTGTTTGATGAATCGATCTGCTGCTCAACTTCAATACGTGGATAAGCATCGGGAATGACTGAGATATAATATTGTATGGTGTCTTTGCTGACAACTTTATTGTTTGAGATTTTTATCAGGTATGAGGAATTGTTTTTAATGGTTTTTGAAAGAGAAAAAGTGTTTCTTTTTTCAGGGCTTAGCCTGAAAAGCTGATCCCCGAAGTAGATCATCAGTTGTTCTGCATCTTCGGTCGAAAAGTGCCAGACAACCCGTGTGCCTTCAGGAATGGTAAAATCCCCGGTATTACTGATTGTTTCAGGTTTTTTACCTGTGTAAGCAGGATAGTTAAGCGAAACGGTAAATCCTTTTAAAAGAGGTTTGGGAAGGACATTTAGTTTAAAGGTTTCTGATTTGATATTTCCTGAGAAAAAATAAAATCTGAGTGGATTTCGGATATTTTTTAAGGTATATTCATAAACACCGTTCCGCTTTTCTTTCATCAGATACTCATAGTTGTCAATTTTGATGAATACGTTTGCAGGGACTGATTTTCCACTGACTTTTAACCTGAGGGTAAACTCCTCATTTTTGACTGCATTCAGGTTTTTATTCAGCAACTCAAATTCAAAGGGTACCGGTTTTTTATAATAGGTATTGTGTTTAACCAGTCTTTCCGTGCTTTCGGTAACCACTTTTGGAGTAGCAAAAAGGAGAATGGTCAGAATAAACAATGGGATGAGCAAATATTTCAAGTATTTCCTGTTTTCTGAAAAATTGATGGCAAAGCTGAAAGGAACAGGCTTTAGCTCGTTAATTCGTTGATCAATGCTGGCCTCAATCAGGGTGCGGCTATATGTGGATTGATAGGCCATTTCCTTCAGCTCCAGTGTGTTGAGGAGCTTGTCTTTGACTTCAGGGAAAAATTTTCCAATCATCACCGAGGCTTGCCGGTAAGTCAGCGAATTACCGGGTTTGTATATTTTTATCAGGGGTATAACGACATAATAGGTAAGAACAGCTGAATTAATCAATAAATACAGGTAAAACAGGATGGTGCGGACAGTGATACTGAAATGTCCGATGAATTCAGAAAAAATAACAACCAGAAAAGAAATGAGTGATATGCTGAAAAGAATGATAATGCCTCTGAGGACAAGGTTTTTATAATATTTTCTCCGGAATTCGTCCAGCTTATGTAGTAAAAAGCGGTAATTGTCAGATAATCCGTTTGCAGATGGCATGTTGCTTAAGTTAAGAATAATACCCTGTTTCTTTTTCAGGTAAACCGTAAAACTTTGGCAAAGCTAATGCCATATAACATTTCAGATATCCTCAGAAAGGCATTGAATTTGTCATAAAAGAGGAAAATTTTTTTTATGAAAGAAAGCATTATTTTAAATTGGGATTCAGGAATGGCTTTCAGTACGGAAATAGATGGCCATTCCATACAGGTTGATGCTCATCCCGAACATGGAGGAAGCGGAAAAGGCCCGAGGCCAAAACCTTTGTTGCTGGCAGCACTTGCCGGTTGCACAGCCATGGATGTGGTCTCAATCCTGAATAAAATGAAAGTTGAGATGCGGGATTTTAAAGTTGAAGTCATTGCCAATCAGACGGAAGAGCATCCCAAAGTATATGACCGTTTTAAACTGGTTTATCATGTTTTTGGGGAAAACATTCCTCTGGAAAAAGTTGAAAAAGCGGTTGATCTGTCGCAGGAAAAATACTGCGGTGTCAGTGCCATGCTGAAGAAAGCTGCTGAATTAACGTATGAAATTCAGCTTCATCAGGACTAATCTTCAAATGTACCTGACGACAACATAAAAAGAGTACAACTTTCAACTGTCTGTATATGATGATCAGTCGCAAGTTTTTCGAGTTCAGGATTATAAGTGCCGGGATTAAAAATAATTCTCCTTGGGTGGCTGTTCAGAATCAGGTCGTACCACTCAGGCTGACGGGCAGGAGAAAGATATAAAGTAATGGTATCAATATCATCAACAGGCATTTTGTCGGTAATAATCCTGAGGCCATCAATGTCAAAATCTTTAAAACCATAGGGGAAAACTTCATGACCATGATGCAAAAGCTGACGAACACACATATTGGAATATCGGTCGGGTTTATCGGAAACTCCTATGACAGCAACACGCATAATTTTGATTTTCCTGCAAAAATATATTACCCCAAACAAAAAAGCTTTACTAATTTTGCTTCATGAATCAGTTCACCAACATTAGAAACGATATCTATTTCAACATTTTCAGAAGCGGGAATATTATTTACCGCCTGATATTTATCAATGTCATCGTCTTTGTAGTGATTGGTTTTATTGAAGTCATTTTCACCCTGTTCCGGCTGAATACTGAATTTTATCAGGAATTTATCTGGAACAATCTGGCTATTTCTTCTGATCCGCTGACCGTCATCAGAAAGCCATGGACACTAATCACTTATATGTTTATGCATTCTGGATTTTTCCATATTTTATTCAACATGCTGATGTTGTATTGGTTCGGGAAAATATTCAGGGATTTTTTGGGAGATAAAAAACTCTTGTCAGTTTATCTGGCAGGAGGACTTGCCGGAGCTGTTTTGTTTCTGATTGCCTATCAGACTGTTCCTTTGCTTAACTCAGCCAATATTTCAGCAGGAATGGTTGGTGCCTCTGCCAGTGTAGTGGCAGTCATTGTGGCAGCAGCTGTTTATTTACCCAATTATTCTGTTTTTCTTTTGTTTTTTGGCCAGGTAAAACTGAAATATCTTGCTATTTTTCTGGTGATTATTGATGTGTTGAGTTTAAAGGAAGGGAATACAGGAGGTCATTTTGCTCATTTGGGCGGAGCTATTTTCGGTTTTATTTATTCACGCCAGTTGTTGAGAGGGCACGATATTGCAAGATGGCTGACAGACACAACAGATTTTATAGGCAGTTTATTCAGCAGAAGATTTTACCGTCCTAGACCAAGATTCAAAGTTTATAAGAATGCAGAGAAAACACAGCCAATTAAAGAAAATCAGGCTGAACTTCAGGCAGAAATTGACAAAATACTTGATAAAATTGCACAATCGGGCTATGAAAGCTTGACAGACAGGGAGAAGAACATTCTGTTTAATGCGAGCAAGAAAACTCATTAAAATATTTTTTCAGCCCGGAGATTCAGAATAAATGAAAACAATAACTTTGCAGTCGCAAAAAAAATGGCGAGGTAGCTCAGGCGGTTAGAGCGCAGGATTCATAACCCTGAGGCCGAGGGTTCGATTCCCTCCCTCGCTACTCCGAAAGCCCCTCATCTATGGGGCTTTTTTATTTAAAAAACTACCGTTTGCTTTCTGCAAATAAAAATGGAGTATTAAAAAGCATTTGTAAAAAAAATCTCTTTCGGGCATGTTGTTAATGGATTTTTGAAAATATCTATCTTGCTGCCTGTTATTTTCTTCACAAATTTAAAAAAATACAAATAATGCTAAAGCAGATTATTTTTATCACCACATTGTTGCTGACGCTGGGTATATTTGCTTATACCGTCAGGAGGTACTACCTTTTCTTCAGACTTACCAAGCCCTTTCCGGTTAAAAACTGGAAAAAGAGAATTGGGGTGATGTTTAAAGTAGCCTTTTTTCAGTCTAAAATATTCAGGTTCCCGTTGACAGGTCTCTTTCATGCCCTGACATTCTGGGGATTTTGTGCCTTGTTGTTTGTGGTTTTTGAAATGGTGTTGGATGGGATAGCCGGAACTGACAAAGCCCTTGCCGGTATTGGCTGGTTTTATAATGTTCTGACTGCCACCGGTGATATTTCAGCTTTTATTGTTTTCTTTCTCATAATTATCTTTCTTTTCAGACGTAATTACTTGAATATCAAAAGATTTCAAGGGATAGAAATGACCCAGCGCCACCACAATGATGCTCACTTAGCCCTTACTCTAATCATGCTCGTAGTTTTTACGCTCCTGGCAATGAACACCTATTATATTAATATTTGCAAATTCAAAGGTGAAGAAGTGCTTGGTACTTATCCGGTCAGCAGTGTCTTTGCCTTGTTTTGGACATCCGACAATTATCAGATTATGTCGTTGGTTTACAATGGTATGTGGTGGGTACATATCCTGACTATTTTTGCTTTTGCCAATATTCTTCCGTATTCCAAGCATTTTCATGTCTTTTTGTCAATCCCTAATGTATTGCTGAGCAGGCTTGAACCATTGGGCTATCTGGAACCTGACAGAAATATCACCAGGGAAGTCCGATATATGCTGAATCCTGATGCTGCTGATGTTTCAGCTGAAAATCAGGCAGTTGAAAGATTTGGGGTGAAAGATGTTCAGGATGTTACATGGAAAAATTATCTTGATTCGCTGACCTGTACACAATGTGGCCGGTGTACCTCGGTATGTCCGGCAAATATCACAGGTAAACTCCTCTCACCCCGTAAAATCATCATGAATCTCAGAGAAAGGATGAATGAAATAGGTCCGAAGCTGGTTAAAAACGGAAAGGATTTTTCAGACAATAAATCCCTCTTGAGAGATTATGTTTCGGAAGAGGAACTCTGGGCTTGCACCACCTGTAATGCCTGTGCCCAGGAATGTCCGGTAAATATAAATCATCCCTCGCTCATCGTTGATATGAGAAGGTTTTTGGTGATGGAGGAAGGCAAAGCACCCTCAGGCCTGAATGCGATTTTTGCCAACATTGAAAACAATGGTGCCCCCTGGCAGTATTCATCATCTGACAGGCTGAAATGGTATGACGACTGGACGGAAAAGGAAAATTACAGGCTCCCGCTTGTTCAGGAGCTTGCGGCCAGTGGAAAAACTCCTGAATATCTGTTTTGGGTAGGTTCTGCCGGTGCTTTTGACGACAGGTATAAAAAAGTCAGCAGGGCTTTTGTGAAAATTCTCAACCATCTTAATATTGACTTTGCCGTACTGGGAACTGAAGAAACCGACACTGCCGATTCGGCAAGAAGAGCCGGAAATGAAATGCTTTACCAGATGCAAACATTGATGATTATTGAGCTTCTGAATAATTATGGGATTAAAAAGATCATTACCTGCTGCCCTCATGATTTCAATACTTTTAAAAACGAATATCCGGGATTTGGCGGACATTTTCAGGTAGAGCATCATACTCAGTTTATCAGCAGAATGATAAATGAAGGCAGATTGCAGACAGGAGATACATTTTCAGGGACAAAAATTACTTATCATGACCCCTGTTATCTTGGCCGGGCAAATGGAGAATATCATGCTCCCAGATTTGTATTGACTCACCTGAAGGCAGAAGTTGAAGAAATGAAGCGGAACAGAAGTTTTGCCCTGTGTTGCGGTGCAGGAGGCGGGCAAATGTTTAAGGAAGCTGAAAAAGGCAATAAAGAGGTTTATGCCGAAAGAACGGAAGAAGCCCTGAAAACAGGTGCTTCTATTGTGGCCACAGCCTGTCCGTTTTGTATGGTGATGCTGACAGACGGTCTGAAGTATAAAAATATGGAAGAGGAAGTCAGAAATTATGACATTGCCGAACTGGTAGCCATGGCAATTTGATATTGTTTTCATTAAGCCTGTCATAATGATTGTTTTGCAAAACAATTTTATTTTCCTGACGTTATATTTTAGCTTCTAATTTCCTTTGTTGAAATGTCCGGGTTCAGAAATTTATTTGTCGTTTTCATTTTCCTTATACTGACCATAGGGGATATTAACGGACAGGATTTTATTGCCATCAGCAGCAATAGCAGGACTATGGTACTCGCCTATAATGAAGGAAAGACAAAAGTTGCTGATTCAATACAGTCAAATTTGAGGAGAAAACAGAAAAAACTCCTCTTTTATCGTTTCAGATTCGATACCTATGATCTGGTGAAAAAGGAAAAAGTTTTTTCTTTCAGAATTTCAAAAGAAACCAAAGATGAGCTTGATACTATCTTCTTAAGTCCTGACGGAAGAAATCTGGTCTTGATTTTTGGATTTCGTAAAATTGTGTGCGATACACGTTCAGGAACTATTATCGGTGATTTCGACCAGCTCCGGTTTCCGGATATCAGGGATAAATTGCTGATAAAAAGGGTAAAAAATGAAAAAACAATAGCTTTTTCAAATAAAGATAATCAATTTGTACTGGCAACAGACAGCCGCCTTAAGGCATTTGATGTTTTTACCGGAACAGAGTTTTTTGAATATACAGGTATTCCTCAGGGCGGATTGATAGAAGAGCTTTATTTTTCAGAAGACGATCGCTTTATTTTCGTAAAAGACCATAAAAACAATTATTATGTCTGGAAAACTGGCAGAAAGGAATTGCTTAAAAAGTTTATCGGGCAGGAAGTCAGGTATAATCCTTATCGTAAAACTCTTGTAATAGTCAGAAAGACAGCCACTAACATGACGAGTTATATCTATCTCCTCCCTGAATTTAAAAGAATCGAAAGAGTCAACTCACAAAAGACAACCAAAGCCGATGCAACGGACAAATACAGGCTTGAACCGGGATTATCTTCCCTGAGTCCGATGGGAAGGTTTACAGCTTATGTGCTGAATAAAGACCGTAATTACCGCATGGTTTTCTGGAACAACTATCAGTCTCAAATCGCTTTACGTATTTCCCTCGATGCCACAAAAGGAATTATGAATTGTGATAATAACATGATGACATTCAGTGGGTTAGCTGATAAAAATCTGCCATTACTGATGTGGCTGAACGATAGTCTTGTAATGGTGGCAAGTGATGTTGACCATTATCAGGTATTTAATCTGGCTTCCGGACGGCATGTGGATCAGCTTGACCTGAAAATTAACACAAAGCTAAAAGATAATGAATCATTGTTCATATCGCAGGAGAGAAACAGGATCATCAGCAATAATAAACAATTGGTTGCACTGCCTTACCATTTTTTCTTCTCTAAGGGCGTATGGTTAAAACTGACAATGCTCCGGCAACAGGAATCCAGGGTTGAAGATGTTGATTTTTATTGCTTCACACCCGACAGCAGGATGATTTTATTCCGCGATAAAAACCGGAGGCTTGCCTATCTGACTTCTTTAGATATTGCCGCTGATTTAGGTGTTAAATCTCTGAATGTCAAATATTTTATTGATACCATCAGCCATGTGGCAGAAACACGTATTGATAAAAAAGGAGTGATTCCTCCCGATTATTCCTATTCCAGAATGAAAGAGATAAAACCGCTTTCAGAACTTCGTAATGATTTGAATATCAAACTTAAAACTATTTCAGACCAGGACTCTTTCATTGAGTTGCAGGTACATTTACTGGATGACAACGGGGTTTATTATTTTGGTGGCGGGAGCGAGGAATGGAAAAAAATCTGGTGCAATCTGATCATCATAGGCCCGGATGGCAGACAACTTCAGGCAGATGATTTTCAAATTGTTGAATATAATAAAAATAATGAACGGGATAATGCTATTTCGATTGTGATGGATCACTCGGGCTCGATGGGTGAGTTGAGGGTTTTAGCCTTACAAAAAGGCGTCAGAGATTTTATTTTTTCCAAAGACAGGGACGATGCGCTTGCCATTATCAAGTTTGATAATTTTGTGAAAGTCGAATCAAAGCTCAGAAGAGATCCGGACGAATTGCTGAAATATTTCAAGGTAAGCGGCCTGATGGGATTCGGAGGGGGGACTGCTCTGCTGGATGCCATCAATGCAGGAATTTCGAATGTTAAAGATGCCCTGAATTACAGCGAAAAATCGGTAATGGTTTTCACGGATGGAAACGAAAACAGCTCATTGATTTCAAAGCATGAGGTGATTCTCAAGGCACTGGAAAACAAAATAAAACTCCATACCATCGGTTACGGAGACCTTGTCAGTGAAGATTATCTCAGGGCGATAGCCGATTATACCGGTGGCTCTTATTACAGCTTGTATGATGAGTTTCAGTTAAAATGGATTTTTGAAGATGTGTATAATAAAAACAAGAATTTTTATGGTATCCGTATTAAAAAAGGCCAACCGGGTGAATACAGGTTTTTTGTCAAGCTCTGCCCGCCTATCGGGGAACCTGATACATTGATGTTGAGCTATCAGTATGATCCTTTGAGAAATATAAAAATTTATCAGGACGAGAATTATGAATTTAAACCATTGATCAGGGAAATTAAAGCGAAAGATTTCGATTCCACAGGTATTAAGTTTCAGGATATTCAGGATTTCAATAAAATAACCATTGTCAGAGATATTATCCCCGATACAGTGGTATTAACCACAGACACCCTTGATATATCCATCATTGAAGACGAATTTGACCATCTCATTTTCCCTGATATCAAATTTGTTTTTGACAAAACGGATATTGTCCCCGGTACTGACAGAGAGCTCAGGAATGTCATTCTGTTTATGAAGAAATATCCCTCAGTAAAACTGGAAATTTCAGGCCATACGGACGAAATGGGAAGTTTTGCTTACAATCAGGAGCTTTCGGAAAGGCGCGCGGAGAAAGTCAGGCAGTTGATGATTACAGCAGGAATTGAACCTGAACGTATAATAGTGGTCGGATATGGGAAAACCCATCCTGTGGCAAGCAATAAGACAGAATCGGGTCGTCAGGCAAACAGAAGGGTAGAATTCAGAATTATTGAGCTGTAAGCGGGCAATTTTAACACAGGAATTACAGCTAATAGCTAATTTTAATTGCTGTCATATCTGAAATCATGCTGTTAAATAACCAATTAAATCCTGTAGCTTGAGCTTTTTACCATATCAAATTTGGATTAACCCGATACCAGAAGCTTTGTTCTGACAGAAGTCATGTGCGAAAATGCTGATTCATTGGCTTAACTTATCTAATTTTGTCAAAAAAAGAATATGAGGAATTTTTTGAAATACTTAGTCATTATTGTCTTAACCTGCCTGATTGGTTCACGTGCTTTTGCTCAGACAGGCAACTGGAAAGCAAGTCTGGAGAAGGAAAAAATTTACAAAAGCCTCGATGCTGCTTTGAAAAATCCGCTTGCCGTAAAACGGCTTTATCTCAATGATGTTGATTTTGAAATTTTACCTCAGAAGATTTTCAATCTGACCAATCTTGAAGAGCTTCAGATAAATTCAGGTTCATTGAAGTTCCTCTCAAAAGAATGGGGAAAACTGAAGAATCTGAAAATCTTAACCATCATGTACACTGGTGTGGACATGATCCCGGAAGAAATCAGCCAATGTGCCAACCTGAGGATAATCAACCTGATGGGCAATAAAATTGAAAGCTTACCTAATAGTTTAGGTTCGCTGAAATTTCTGGAAGAGCTGGTGTTGTATGATAATCAAATTACCAACGTCCCTGAATCTTTTTCTTCATTTGAAAATCTCAGGTTATTAAACATGGGTGCCAATTATCATCTGAATGTTGACCAGTTACTCATATTACTGAGCAATAATAAAAGTCTGACCGTCCTTCATCTTGATGGAACAGAAATGAGCAACCTGCCACCACAGATTGGTCAGCTGGAAAGCCTGAAAGAGCTATATCTATTTAATAATCAATTGCATGAAATTCCTCCTGAGATAGGACAACTGACAAATCTGGAAAAACTGGTGCTGGGAGAATTCAGGGGATCTGTAAATAAAATTTCTGACTTGCCTGAAAGCCTTTCAAATCTGGTTAATCTGAAGGAATTATATGTCGCAAACAATGAACTGGGTTTTATCCCTGAATGTATTTATCATCTGACAAATCTTGAGGTACTTGACCTGAGCCACAACCACATATCTGAAGTGTTGCCCGGAATCGGGAATCTGGTAAACCTGAAAAGACTGGATTTATCCTACAATCAGATCAGTTCACTGCCTGAAGAAATCAGCCTGTTAAAAAAACTGGAGGAACTCAGCAGGTATGAAAACCAGATAGATGAGATTGAAGAACAGAAGATTATCAGATATCTTTCAAAAAAGGCCTTTACTGCTCAGGATAGTTTGGAGGTGGAACAAAATTACCAGCGCATCACTTTCATTTCCTATGAATTTCATGAAGGAGCCATACCCGAAGCAGAACACTACCAAATCAGCATTCAGAACGGGGTTTTAACCTTTCAGGACTTTAAAAACAACAGGAAAACGGAGAAAACTCTTGATAACAACCAAATGAAAGATTTGTTGAAAACAGCATATTGGGTAGCTTATAAATACTATGAAGGGAAGGGCGATCTAAGAGAAGAAAACTGTGAAGGAGGGGGAACCTCAAAATTAACCATCAATAATCTGCTATATGAATCGGACGGATGCAGCCAACCCAGATATTACAATGAACTGAATCTCATATTAATGGAGATTGAAAAACTGAAATAATCAGCAGGCATGAGGCCTTGCTGTTACCCTTTTAAATCGGTCAGACTTTGATAATTAATTAGCTGTTTTTCAGCTTTTTAACTTCATTTATCAGTTCCGGAAGAATTTTAAGGGCATCACCGACAATACCATAATCAGCGACCTCAAAAATAGGTGCTTCGGGGTCTTTGTTGACGGCAGCAATGACTTTCGAAGAACTTACACCCGCTACATGCTGAATGGCTCCTGAAATTCCAAATGCCAGATAGAGATTGGGTGCAATGATTTTACCGGTTTGACCGGTATGTTCACTATGCGGACGCCAGCCTTCATCTGATACCGGACGTGAACAGGCAGTGGCTCCTCCCAGCAATTCTGCCAGCTCTTCAATCGGCCCCCAGTTTTCAGGTCCTTTCATGCCACGTCCACCGGATACAACTATCTCAGCATCAGTCAGTAATACTTTCCCGGTCTGTTTACTGACATTGATGACCTCAATGCCTGAACCTTCCGATGAAGAAGCGGTGATATATTCAATCGTGCATTGAACGGCATTTTCGACAACCCCAAAGGAATTCTGCGAAAGGGTGATAATTCGAGTCGGGGTGGTAATTTCTATATTTGCAAATGCTTTTCCGCTAAACAGCTTTTTCTTGACCACAAAAGGAGAC is from Sphingobacteriales bacterium and encodes:
- a CDS encoding (Fe-S)-binding protein, which codes for MLKQIIFITTLLLTLGIFAYTVRRYYLFFRLTKPFPVKNWKKRIGVMFKVAFFQSKIFRFPLTGLFHALTFWGFCALLFVVFEMVLDGIAGTDKALAGIGWFYNVLTATGDISAFIVFFLIIIFLFRRNYLNIKRFQGIEMTQRHHNDAHLALTLIMLVVFTLLAMNTYYINICKFKGEEVLGTYPVSSVFALFWTSDNYQIMSLVYNGMWWVHILTIFAFANILPYSKHFHVFLSIPNVLLSRLEPLGYLEPDRNITREVRYMLNPDAADVSAENQAVERFGVKDVQDVTWKNYLDSLTCTQCGRCTSVCPANITGKLLSPRKIIMNLRERMNEIGPKLVKNGKDFSDNKSLLRDYVSEEELWACTTCNACAQECPVNINHPSLIVDMRRFLVMEEGKAPSGLNAIFANIENNGAPWQYSSSDRLKWYDDWTEKENYRLPLVQELAASGKTPEYLFWVGSAGAFDDRYKKVSRAFVKILNHLNIDFAVLGTEETDTADSARRAGNEMLYQMQTLMIIELLNNYGIKKIITCCPHDFNTFKNEYPGFGGHFQVEHHTQFISRMINEGRLQTGDTFSGTKITYHDPCYLGRANGEYHAPRFVLTHLKAEVEEMKRNRSFALCCGAGGGQMFKEAEKGNKEVYAERTEEALKTGASIVATACPFCMVMLTDGLKYKNMEEEVRNYDIAELVAMAI
- a CDS encoding OmpA family protein, translated to MSGFRNLFVVFIFLILTIGDINGQDFIAISSNSRTMVLAYNEGKTKVADSIQSNLRRKQKKLLFYRFRFDTYDLVKKEKVFSFRISKETKDELDTIFLSPDGRNLVLIFGFRKIVCDTRSGTIIGDFDQLRFPDIRDKLLIKRVKNEKTIAFSNKDNQFVLATDSRLKAFDVFTGTEFFEYTGIPQGGLIEELYFSEDDRFIFVKDHKNNYYVWKTGRKELLKKFIGQEVRYNPYRKTLVIVRKTATNMTSYIYLLPEFKRIERVNSQKTTKADATDKYRLEPGLSSLSPMGRFTAYVLNKDRNYRMVFWNNYQSQIALRISLDATKGIMNCDNNMMTFSGLADKNLPLLMWLNDSLVMVASDVDHYQVFNLASGRHVDQLDLKINTKLKDNESLFISQERNRIISNNKQLVALPYHFFFSKGVWLKLTMLRQQESRVEDVDFYCFTPDSRMILFRDKNRRLAYLTSLDIAADLGVKSLNVKYFIDTISHVAETRIDKKGVIPPDYSYSRMKEIKPLSELRNDLNIKLKTISDQDSFIELQVHLLDDNGVYYFGGGSEEWKKIWCNLIIIGPDGRQLQADDFQIVEYNKNNERDNAISIVMDHSGSMGELRVLALQKGVRDFIFSKDRDDALAIIKFDNFVKVESKLRRDPDELLKYFKVSGLMGFGGGTALLDAINAGISNVKDALNYSEKSVMVFTDGNENSSLISKHEVILKALENKIKLHTIGYGDLVSEDYLRAIADYTGGSYYSLYDEFQLKWIFEDVYNKNKNFYGIRIKKGQPGEYRFFVKLCPPIGEPDTLMLSYQYDPLRNIKIYQDENYEFKPLIREIKAKDFDSTGIKFQDIQDFNKITIVRDIIPDTVVLTTDTLDISIIEDEFDHLIFPDIKFVFDKTDIVPGTDRELRNVILFMKKYPSVKLEISGHTDEMGSFAYNQELSERRAEKVRQLMITAGIEPERIIVVGYGKTHPVASNKTESGRQANRRVEFRIIEL
- a CDS encoding electron transfer flavoprotein subunit alpha/FixB family protein; translation: MAVLVYTENWDGKLKKLSHELVSYAYGIALQINTEVVALTTGNVDEPTLLSLGTYGASKIICIQQADNTPFDPMLVNTMIAETAEKINANVIVFAHNNTGKAIAPRLSARLKAGLVTAATALPSALSPFVVKKKLFSGKAFANIEITTPTRIITLSQNSFGVVENAVQCTIEYITASSSEGSGIEVINVSKQTGKVLLTDAEIVVSGGRGMKGPENWGPIEELAELLGGATACSRPVSDEGWRPHSEHTGQTGKIIAPNLYLAFGISGAIQHVAGVSSSKVIAAVNKDPEAPIFEVADYGIVGDALKILPELINEVKKLKNS